GGAATATGCGGTTGAAAAACTCGGCGCGGAACGGATTCTTTACGGCTCGGATGCTCCCATCCGCGATTTTTCATGCCAGCTCGGCCGTATTTACGGGGCCAAAATCAGCCGGCATGACCGGGAATTGATTCTCGGGCTTAACGCCAAGAAACTGTTACAATTATGATCATAGACGTAAATACATCATTAGGTCATTGGCCGTTTCAGAGATTTAATATGAATTCGGCCGGGGCGCTATCGCGCCGCTTAAAAGCCGCCGGCATTGCCAGAGCATTGGTGTCTTCAACCGACGCCATTCTGTATCCGGACCCCGCGGCCTGCAATGCAGACTTGCTCAAGGCGGTGAAGGGGCATCCCATGCTGATCCCCGTGCCGGTCGTGAATCCCGCCTTGACCAACTGGCGCGCGATTGTAAGCGCAAAGAATGTAAAAGCGGTCAAAATCATACCGAATTATCACAATTATCCGCTGGTCGGCCCCGTGTTGGCACAACTGATGGAAGTCCTGGCGGAAAGAAAAATCCCGCTGATGATCCAGATGCGGGCGGAAGATGAGCGCAACCAGTATCCGCTGATGAAAATCCCAGGCGTGGACTTTAAGGCTGTCGTTCAGCTTGCGAATGATTTTCCTGCAGTGTCAATCATTTGCCTTTGCGCGTATTTCGGCGAAGCCGTTGAACTGGCGCAAAAGACCGGAAAGGTAAGCGTGGATATTTCATTCATAGAAACGTTCCAGACATTGCCATCACTGTTAAAGCAAATCCCGCCGCAAAAAATACTCTTTGGCTCGCACACTCCGTTTTTATACACTGAAGCGGCGATGATGAAGTTGAAAACGACCGCGCCGGCGGCGCGCAGAACAATTGCCTGCGCCAACGCCCGGCGCCTGTTTGATATTTGAAGGAATCATTATGATAAAATCCCATTATCCGCCGTTTGCCGGTCCGTTTATCCTGGAAAATGAACTGGAGCGGCTTTTTCCCAAACGCGATGTGCCCATGTCGGCCGGTCAAAACCGGCCGCTCTATCTTGATCTGGCCGAAAACATCATTGAACAGGCCTGCCATTGGATTGACGGGCGGGGCATGGTCGTTGACCCCGTGGAAGGCGGCGACCAACGCTGGAAGGGCGGAACATCCGCGC
Above is a genomic segment from Kiritimatiellia bacterium containing:
- a CDS encoding amidohydrolase family protein; the encoded protein is MNSAGALSRRLKAAGIARALVSSTDAILYPDPAACNADLLKAVKGHPMLIPVPVVNPALTNWRAIVSAKNVKAVKIIPNYHNYPLVGPVLAQLMEVLAERKIPLMIQMRAEDERNQYPLMKIPGVDFKAVVQLANDFPAVSIICLCAYFGEAVELAQKTGKVSVDISFIETFQTLPSLLKQIPPQKILFGSHTPFLYTEAAMMKLKTTAPAARRTIACANARRLFDI